The following proteins are encoded in a genomic region of Populus nigra chromosome 16, ddPopNigr1.1, whole genome shotgun sequence:
- the LOC133675564 gene encoding pentatricopeptide repeat-containing protein At4g25270, chloroplastic, which produces MVTILQPPSFHTPSRTLHHYPSITSKTSRKKRELKEKHKQTQFQKNLNKRTLSFPKSSPTPLLINHRPPPQTQLEALENVIKDLQSSMEKGIRIDTQIFSSLLETCYRLNAIELGVKIHRLIPINLLRRNVGISSKLVRLYSSCGDVEVAHQVFDEMFKRGESAFPWNSLIAGYTESGLYEDAMALYFQMEEEGVEPDQFTFPRVLKACGGIGLIRIGEAVHRDLVRLGFANDGFVLNALVDMYAKCGDIVKARRIFDKIDCKDSISWNSMLTGYIRHGLIAEALHTFHSMVHDGMELDSVAVSTILANVSSFEVAVQIHGWIVRRGMEWDLSTANSLIAVYYSKGRKLDRARWLFDHMPEKDIVSWNSIISAHCKDLKALTYFELMERDGALPDKITFVSLLSACAHLGLVKDGERLFSLMKAKYQINPIMEHYACMVNLYGRAGLINEAYAIIRDQMEFEAGPTVWGALLYSCYLHRNVDTGEIAAQYLFDLEPDNEHNFELLMKIYGNAGRLEDAERVRKMMVDRGL; this is translated from the coding sequence ATGGTAACCATTCTCCAGCCACCAAGCTTCCACACACCCTCAAGAACTCTCCACCACTACCCTTCCATCACAAGCAAAACaagcaggaaaaaaagagagctaaaagagaaacacaaacaaacacagttccaaaaaaaccttaacaaaaGAACCCTTTCTTTCCCAAAATCTTCCCCAACTCCTCTCCTTATTAACCACAGACCCCCTCCCCAAACCCAACTAGAAGCCTTAGAAAATGTTATCAAAGACCTCCAgtcctccatggaaaagggcattagAATTGATACTCAAATATTCTCTTCACTTTTAGAAACATGTTACCGTTTAAATGCTATAGAACTTGGTGTTAAGATTCATAGGCTAATACCCATCAATCTTTTACGTAGAAATGTTGGCATTTCGTCGAAATTGGTGAGGTTGTACTCGTCATGTGGGGATGTTGAAGTAGCTCACcaggtgtttgatgaaatgtttAAGAGAGGGGAGTCGGCGTTTCCATGGAACTCGCTTATTGCAGGGTATACTGAATCGGGTCTGTATGAGGACGCTATGGCGCTTTACTTTCAAATGGAAGAAGAGGGTGTTGAACCGGACCAGTTTACGTTCCCTCGGGTTTTGAAAGCTTGCGGGGGAATTGGGTTGATTCGGATAGGCGAGGCGGTGCATAGGGATTTAGTTAGGTTGGGTTTTGCTAATGATGGGTTTGTGTTAAATGCGCTTGTTGATATGTATGCGAAATGTGGTGACATTGTTAAGGCTAGAAGGATATTTGATAAGATAGATTGTAAGGACTCTATATCATGGAATTCTATGCTTACGGGTTATATTCGTCATGGGTTAATAGCCGAGGCATTACACACATTTCATAGTATGGTTCATGATGGGATGGAGCTTGATTCGGTGGCTGTTTCAACAATCCTTGCCAATGTATCGTCTTTTGAGGTTGCAGTTCAAATTCATGGATGGATTGTCAGGAGAGGAATGGAGTGGGATTTGTCTACTGCTAATTCTTTGATTGCTGTCTACTACTCAAAAGGCAGGAAGTTGGATCGAGCACGTTGGTTGTTTGATCACATGCCAGAGAAGGATATTGTATCATGGAATTCTATAATTTCTGCTCATTGTAAAGATCTCAAGGCATTGACTTACTTTGAGTTGATGGAGAGGGATGGTGCTTTGCCAGATAAAATCACATTTGTGTCATTACTATCAGCTTGCGCTCATTTGGGTTTAGTGAAGGACGGGGAGAGGTTATTTTCACTGATGAAAGCGAAATACCAGATAAATCCTATCATGGAGCACTATGCTTGTATGGTGAATCTTTATGGAAGGGCAGGATTAATCAACGAGGCATACGCCATCATTAGGGATCAAATGGAGTTCGAGGCTGGTCCAACTGTGTGGGGAGCGTTGTTGTATTCTTGTTATCTCCACCGTAATGTAGATACTGGAGAGATTGCAGCTCAATATCTCTTTGACTTGGAGCCAGATAATGAACACAATTTTGAACTCTTGATGAAGATTTACGGCAATGCAGGTAGATTGGAGGATGCAGAAAGagtaagaaaaatgatggttgACAGGGGATTGTAA
- the LOC133676249 gene encoding 21 kDa protein-like produces the protein MEAKIIPSSTSFNVLSLLLTFLLCISSSNVQTSSAAITTATTPSKTYTNYLKTACNSTTYPQLCLKSLSSYTSTIKTNELKLCSTALTVALKASSNTSKLIKSLSKIRGLSKTEAAIIRDCIEEIGNSIDEIKQSLKVLRNLTGSDREFQIDNLKTWISGAITDQTTCTDGFDGSNVNYAVKRAITKSIVNVARLTSNALTFINNLSY, from the coding sequence ATGGAAGCTAAAATTATTCCAAGCTCAACATCTTTCAATGTTTTATCATTGCTTCTTACATTTCTTCTATGCATCTCATCATCAAATGTGCAAACATCCTCAGCAGCTATCACCACCGCAACAACTCCAAGCAAAACCTACACAAACTACCTCAAAACAGCTTGCAATTCCACCACATATCCACAACTTTGCCTCAAGTCCCTCTCTTCTTACACCTCCACCATCAAAACCAATGAACTCAAACTATGTAGCACAGCATTAACTGTGGCCCTCAAAGCTTCTAGCAACACATCCAAATTGATAAAGAGTTTATCAAAGATAAGGGGGTTAAGCAAGACTGAAGCTGCTATCATTAGAGATTgcattgaagaaattggaaattCCATTGATGAGATCAAGCAGTCATTGAAGGTTCTACGCAACTTAACAGGTTCTGACAGAGAATTTCAGATTGATAACTTGAAAACATGGATCAGTGGCGCGATAACGGATCAGACTACCTGTACAGATGGATTTGATGGCAGCAATGTAAATTATGCAGTGAAGCGCGCGATCACGAAAAGTATAGTGAATGTTGCTAGGCTGACTAGCAATGCTTTGacatttataaataatctaaGTTACTAG
- the LOC133675659 gene encoding 21 kDa protein-like, producing MAKPSLIWLLLSLLYIASTANCASTTTKSSSRASNFIKASCSATTYPALCVQSLSLYASSIKQSPRQLIQTALSVSLDKAQSTKTFVYKLTKFKGIKPREKAAIKDCFEEIDDTLDKLVKSVKELKNMGSSKGQDYQWHISNVQTWISAALTDENTCVDGFAGKALDGRVKNSITARFVHVERVTSNALALINKFGSKY from the coding sequence ATGGCAAAACCTAGCCTTATTTGGCTCCTCCTCTCACTATTGTACATTGCAAGCACGGCAAACTGTGCTAGCACCACCACAAAGTCAAGTTCAAGGGCTTCAAATTTCATCAAGGCCTCATGCAGTGCCACAACATACCCTGCCCTGTGCGTCCAATCTCTTTCCCTTTATGCCTCTTCAATTAAACAAAGTCCACGCCAATTAATTCAGACAGCCTTGTCTGTCAGCCTAGACAAGGCTCAGTCCACTAAGACATTTGTCTACAAGTTAACAAAGTTTAAGGGAATTAAGCCTAGAGAAAAGGCAGCCATTAAGGATTGCTTCGAAGAGATTGATGATACTCTGGACAAGCTTGTTAAGTCAGTTAAAGAATTGAAGAATATGGGGTCATCCAAGGGCCAGGATTATCAATGGCATATCAGTAACGTTCAGACTTGGATTAGTGCTGCATTGACTGACGAGAATACTTGCGTTGATGGGTTTGCTGGGAAGGCTTTGGATGGAAGGGTAAAGAATTCGATCACAGCTAGGTTTGTTCATGTTGAAAGGGTTACCAGTAATGCTCTTGCCTTGATTAACAAGTTTGGTTCTAAGTACTAA
- the LOC133675555 gene encoding 21 kDa protein-like, with amino-acid sequence MADLTSKSLILIAISFFINSSSAATVTPQSSIEFIRTSCSTTTYPRLCYTSLSIHSRTIQTSPKLIANAALNVTLSSAKSTSTMMSTLSQSHGLKPKEVSAMKDCVEELSDAVYELRESIDEMGHAKQSNFGVMINDVQTWVSAAMTDESTCSDGFAGNAMNGNLKRAVRGRILNLAQLTSNALALVTNYALLNG; translated from the coding sequence ATGGCAGATTTAACTTCCAAGTCTCTTATTCTTATTGCCATCAGTTTTTTCATAAATTCTAGCTCAGCTGCTACAGTCACCCCACAAAGCAGCATAGAATTCATAAGAACATCTTGTAGTACTACAACTTATCCAAGACTCTGCTATACTTCCCTCTCAATCCATTCACGCACAATCCAAACAAGCCCTAAGCTCATAGCAAATGCAGCCCTTAATGTAACACTATCATCAGCTAAATCAACGTCAACCATGATGTCCACGCTCTCTCAAAGCCATGGCCTGAAGCCGAAGGAGGTATCGGCCATGAAAGATTGTGTAGAGGAGTTGAGTGATGCGGTATATGAGCTTAGAGAATCCATTGATGAAATGGGTCATGCAAAACAGTCCAACTTTGGGGTGATGATAAATGATGTGCAAACTTGGGTCAGTGCTGCTATGACTGATGAGAGCACATGCAGTGATGGCTTCGCAGGGAATGCTATGAATGGTAATTTGAAGAGAGCTGTTAGGGGAAGGATTTTGAACCTAGCACAGTTGACTAGCAATGCCTTGGCTTTGGTCACCAACTATGCCTTACTTAATGGTTAG
- the LOC133676155 gene encoding protein RMD5 homolog, translating into MDLNPIKDAFDRVAKKQKMSGSKTQEVVAQMIREIENSLEIIKAEHFGSEVDCKSVFGELKKKLLEIAPLSQLEGTQKELNIALSKYPKQLEKSFNPDIAKAYRNIDFDAHTVNQIIAGHFYRQGLFDVGDCFINEANVPESTAAMKSLFSEMYLILEAMKNKNLEPALNWATANSNKLKENGSDLLLKLHCLQFVEILQGGSRSKALSYVRTHISPFGANHFSEIQKLMACLLWSGRLHHSPYSDLLSPTNWNVVAEELTRQFCNLLGQSFDSPLSVTIAAGFQGLPPLLKFMNVMAGKKHEWQSMKQLPVPVELDREFQFHSIFVCPVLKEQSTDENPPMLMQCGHVLCKQSINKMSKNGSKTFKCPYCPSDIDSTQCRQLHF; encoded by the coding sequence ATGGATCTGAATCCCATCAAGGATGCATTTGATCGTGTTGCCAAAAAGCAAAAGATGTCTGGTTCTAAAACACAAGAAGTCGTTGCCCAGATGATACGAGAGATTGAGAATTCATTAGAGATAATTAAGGCAGAACATTTTGGTTCTGAAGTGGACTGTAAATCTGTCTTTGGTGAACTTAAGAAAAAGTTGCTAGAAATTGCTCCACTCAGTCAGCTGGAAGGCACACAGAAGGAACTAAATATAGCACTGAGCAAGTACCCAAAGCAGCTTGAGAAATCTTTCAACCCAGACATAGCCAAAGCTTATAGAAACATCGATTTTGATGCTCACACTGTTAACCAGATAATTGCTGGCCATTTCTACCGGCAAGGACTGTTTGATGTTGGTGACTGCTTTATAAATGAGGCCAATGTACCAGAATCTACTGCTGCTATGAAATCTCTTTTCTCAGAAATGTATCTGATACTCGAAGCTATGAAGAACAAAAATCTAGAACCTGCGCTAAACTGGGCTACTGCCAATTCCAATAAGCTCAAAGAAAATGGGTCAGACCTGCTGCTGAAACTTCATTGCCTGCAGTTTGTGGAAATACTGCAAGGTGGAAGTAGAAGCAAAGCGCTCTCGTATGTTAGAACTCACATTTCTCCTTTTGGTGCCAACCATTTTTCAGAAATCCAGAAGCTTATGGCCTGTCTCCTGTGGTCTGGAAGGCTCCATCACTCTCCATATTCTGATTTACTATCACCCACTAATTGGAATGTGGTGGCTGAGGAGCTTACGAGGCAGTTTTGTAATCTTTTGGGGCAGTCTTTTGATAGCCCATTGAGTGTGACAATAGCAGCAGGGTTCCAGGGTCTGCCACCTCTTTTGAAGTTCATGAATGTGATGGCAGGGAAGAAACATGAGTGGCAGTCAATGAAACAGTTACCAGTGCCAGTGGAGTTGGATAGGGAATTTCAGTTCCATTCCATCTTTGTATGTCCTGTGTTAAAGGAGCAATCAACTGACGAGAACCCCCCTATGTTGATGCAGTGTGGCCACGTGCTATGCAAGCAGTCTATCAATAAGATGTCAAAGAACGGGTCCAAAACTTTTAAATGCCCTTACTGTCCGTCTGACATCGATTCAACACAGTGTAGGCAGTTACATTTCTGA
- the LOC133675720 gene encoding 21 kDa protein-like: MAGSASKSFTLILLAMSFYFNSSSAARVTPQSSIDFIRTSCSTTIYPKLCYTSLSIHSSTIQTSPELLANAALNVTLSSAKSTSAKMSTLSQSHGLKPREVSAMQDCVEELTDAVYELKKSIDEMSHAKKSNFRLMISDVQTWVSAALTDESTCSDGFEGNAMNGNLKTAVRGRIVHTAQLTSNALALINNYAFRHG, encoded by the coding sequence ATGGCAGGTTCAGCTTCCAAGTCTTTTACTCTCATTCTTCTTGCAATGAGTTTCTACTTTAATTCTAGCTCGGCTGCTAGAGTCACCCCACAAAGCAGCATAGACTTCATAAGAACATCTTGTAGCACAACAATTTACCCAAAGCTTTGCTACACTTCCCTCTCAATCCATTCAAGCACAATCCAAACAAGCCCTGAGCTCCTAGCCAATGCAGCCCTTAATGTAACACTATCATCGGCTAAATCAACTTCAGCCAAGATGTCAACTCTCTCTCAAAGCCATGGCTTGAAGCCTAGGGAGGTATCCGCCATGCAAGATTGTGTAGAGGAGTTGACTGATGCAGTGTATGAGCTCAAAAAATCCATTGATGAAATGAGTCATGCTAAAAAGTCCAACTTTAGGCTGATGATTAGTGATGTGCAAACTTGGGTTAGTGCTGCTTTGACTGATGAGAGTACTTGCAGTGATGGGTTTGAAGGGAATGCAATGAATGGCAATTTGAAGACTGCTGTTAGGGGAAGGATTGTGCATACAGCCCAGTTGACTAGCAATGCCTTGGCTTTGATCAACAATTATGCCTTCCGTCATGGTTAG
- the LOC133675588 gene encoding 21 kDa protein-like, whose product MAASSAVSKQSYCHSLAILSTTLAFFCVAKTCLAENFEPQVESGDDFIKTSCGVTRYPDLCYEKLSAYADTIQDNPTQLANVSLSETLKNAESALIMVQKLLKKRKLRPREADAIKEYVETMKDSVDELQKSMLAMSDLEGPDFDMEMSNIQSWVSAALTDEDTCMDDFEENSIDGKVKDTIRSYIVTVAQLTSIALALINSIH is encoded by the coding sequence ATGGCGGCATCTTCAGCAGTTTCAAAGCAATCCTATTGCCATAGCCTTGCCATCCTTAGTACCACTCTAGCATTCTTTTGTGTAGCGAAAACTTGCTTGGCTGAAAATTTTGAGCCTCAGGTTGAGTCTGgtgatgattttattaaaacctCATGTGGAGTTACAAGGTATCCAGACTTGTGTTACGAGAAACTCTCAGCTTATGCTGATACCATTCAGGATAATCCTACACAATTAGCCAATGTCTCACTATCTGAGACCCTAAAAAACGCAGAGTCCGCGTTAATCATGGTGCAGAAGTTATTGAAAAAGCGCAAGTTAAGGCCTAGAGAAGCTGACGCCATAAAGGAATACGTCGAAACCATGAAAGACTCGGTCGATGAACTTCAGAAGTCAATGCTAGCAATGAGCGATCTTGAAGGCCCAGATTTTGATATGGAAATGAGCAACATACAATCATGGGTAAGTGCTGCCTTGACGGACGAAGATACCTGTATGGATGACTTTGAAGAAAATTCCATAGATGGGAAGGTTAAGGATACTATAAGGAGCTATATTGTGACAGTTGCTCAGTTAACTAGCATTGCCTTAGCTCTCATTAACAGTATTCATTAA